In Candidatus Hydrogenedentota bacterium, the following are encoded in one genomic region:
- a CDS encoding type II/IV secretion system protein, with translation IQSDTTDIHIEPFEDSLRVRYRIDGILHQAPTPPSIRGFHAAIVSRIKIMANLNIAEKRLPQDGKIMAAFGEHRYDLRVSILPTPHGETVNIRILSRSSMALTMDQLGFLPEDMRLFNTYITRPHGIILVTGPTGSGKTTTLYAALAKLNSIDRKILTIEDPIEYQLSGISQMQVQPKIGFDFSMGLRSMLRHDPDIMLVGEIRDYETAEMAIRSSLTGHLVLSTLHTNDSAGAVTRLIDMGIEPFLISSTMIASVAQRLVRRICSQCAVEYEPDMKLVAAEFGISDAEIAGVKFQRGEGCEACRHTGYRGRIAIYEMMTFTDKIKQMTVDRATAVEIKQEALRQGMKTLRRSGWQRVANGESTPEEVLRLTSDTDTVTTESEVAHGTV, from the coding sequence ATCCAGTCGGATACGACCGATATTCATATTGAGCCTTTTGAAGACAGTTTGCGCGTGCGCTATCGTATTGACGGTATTTTGCACCAAGCCCCGACGCCGCCTTCCATTCGCGGATTTCATGCGGCTATCGTTTCCCGTATCAAAATCATGGCAAACCTGAATATTGCCGAGAAGCGCTTGCCCCAAGACGGTAAGATTATGGCGGCTTTTGGCGAGCATCGCTACGACTTGCGTGTTTCCATTTTGCCCACTCCTCACGGGGAAACTGTGAACATCCGTATTCTGAGCCGCTCGTCAATGGCGTTGACCATGGATCAGTTGGGCTTTTTGCCCGAAGATATGCGCCTTTTCAATACGTACATTACCCGGCCCCACGGCATCATCTTAGTTACCGGTCCCACCGGAAGCGGTAAAACGACTACGCTCTACGCCGCCTTGGCAAAATTAAATAGTATAGACCGCAAAATCTTGACCATTGAAGATCCTATCGAATACCAGCTTTCCGGTATTTCCCAGATGCAGGTTCAGCCCAAAATCGGTTTCGATTTCTCCATGGGGCTGCGTTCCATGTTGCGTCATGACCCCGATATCATGCTGGTCGGGGAGATACGTGACTATGAAACCGCGGAAATGGCGATTCGTTCCAGTCTTACAGGCCACCTTGTATTGAGCACCTTGCACACCAACGACAGCGCCGGCGCTGTGACCCGTCTAATCGATATGGGCATTGAGCCCTTTTTGATTTCAAGTACCATGATCGCATCTGTTGCGCAGCGCTTGGTTCGGCGTATTTGCAGCCAGTGCGCCGTCGAATATGAACCGGACATGAAATTGGTGGCCGCAGAATTCGGTATCAGCGACGCCGAGATTGCGGGTGTGAAATTTCAGCGCGGCGAGGGATGCGAGGCATGCCGCCACACGGGCTACCGGGGCAGAATCGCCATTTATGAAATGATGACCTTTACCGACAAAATCAAACAGATGACTGTGGACCGTGCCACAGCCGTGGAGATAAAACAAGAGGCACTGCGGCAAGGTATGAAAACCTTGCGCCGTTCAGGATGGCAGCGTGTTGCCAACGGGGAAAGTACGCCGGAAGAGGTGTTACGCCTCACCTCAGACACGGACACCGTTACCACGGAAAGCGAAGTTGCTCATGGCACAGTTTGA